From a region of the Tachysurus fulvidraco isolate hzauxx_2018 chromosome 5, HZAU_PFXX_2.0, whole genome shotgun sequence genome:
- the stmn3 gene encoding LOW QUALITY PROTEIN: stathmin-3 (The sequence of the model RefSeq protein was modified relative to this genomic sequence to represent the inferred CDS: deleted 2 bases in 1 codon) has translation MDRNVLMYNSPSYLPTHLQQNAVALSNFFTRSLTSCAPGPLPSLFLLLHLPSLSVSCCISSSKGTSTSLNSQSPSLSSSHSFSFLHISVLHLTKPSTVMDSTISAYTEKLKEMSMLSLICSCLYSQPHHQPISHFEDMEVKSLNKRTSGQAFEIILNSPTDLSPDKPQSLYLAAHKKEPSLENLQKKMDAAEDRRRNLEKQILKQLSQKREHERKVLNKAHEVNNNYSRLAEEKLNHKMEVNNENRTAYLTALKQRLREKELHATEVRKNKELQTELSG, from the exons ATGGACAGAAATGTGCTCATGT ACAACAGCCCTTCATACCTCCCCACACACCTTCAACAAAATGCCGTTGCATTGTCAAATTTCTTCACCAGATCTCTTACCTCCTGCGCACCCGGTCCCCTCCCctcactt tttcttctgcttcatctcccctccctttctgtctcttgCTGCATCTCTAGCTCAAAAGGCACCTCGACATCACTTAACTCCCAGTCACCTTCCCTTTCCAGCTCGCATTCTTTCTCATTTCTCCATATTTCTGTCCTCCATCTGACCAAACCCAGCACCGTGATGGATAGCACCATATCAG CCTATACTGAAAAGCTAAAGGAGATGTCAATGCTGTCTCTCATCTGCTCCTGCCTATATTCTCAGCCTCATCATCAACCCATCAGCCATTTTGAAG ATATGGAGGTAAAGTCCCTGAATAAGCGAACATCTGGTCAGGCTTTTGAGATCATCCTGAATAGCCCCACTGATCTGTCACCAGACAAGCCTCAGAGCCTGTATCTGGCAGCCCACAAGAAGGAGCCCTCATTGgaaaacctgcaaaaaaaaatggatgctGCTGAGGACAGAAGAAGA AATCTGGAGAAGCAGATTTTGAAGCAGCTGTCACAGAAGCGTGAACATGAGCGGAAGGTTCTCAATAAGGCTCATGAGGTTAATAACAACTACAGCAGATTAGCAGAAGAGAAGCTCAATCACAAAATGGAAGTGAACAATGAGAATCGCACAGCCTATCTCACTGCTCTAAAGCAACGCCTGAGGGAAAAA GAGTTACATGCCACAGAGGTTCGCAAGAATAAGGAGTTGCAGACTGAACTCTCTGGCTAA
- the arfrp1 gene encoding ADP-ribosylation factor-related protein 1, protein MYTLLSGLYKYMFQKDEFCVLILGLDNAGKTTFLEQTKTKFSKNYKGMSLSKITTTVGLNIGTIDVGNARLMFWDLGGQEELQSLWDKYYAESHGVIYVIDSTDEERLTESKDAFEKMISSEALEGVPLLVLANKQDVENCLSVSDIKTAFSDCAPKVGKRDCLVQPCTALTGQGVNEGIEWMVKCVVRNIHRPPRQKDIT, encoded by the exons ATGTACACCTTGTTGTCGGGTCTTTACAAATACATGTTTCAAAAAGACGAATTCTGCGTTTTGATTCTTGGACTGGATAATGCTGGTAAAACG ACGTTTCTGGAGCAAACAAAAACGAAATTTAGCAAGAACTACAAAGGAATGAGCCTTTCCAAAATCACCACCACGGTCGGTTTGAATA TTGGCACTATAGATGTGGGGAATGCACGGCTCATgttttgggatcttggaggacAAGAAGAATTGCAGTCACTATGGGACAAA TACTATGCAGAATCTCATGGAGTTATCTATGTAATTGACTCCACTGATGAAGAGCGTCTGACCGAGTCAAAGGACGCCTTTG AGAAGATGATAAGTAGTGAAGCTCTTGAAGGTGTTCCTCTTCTGGTTCTTGCAAATAAACAAGACGTAGAA AACTGTTTATCTGTATCTGATATTAAGACTGCATTCAGTGATTGTGCACCCAAAGTTGGTAAACGGGACTGTCTGGTCCAGCCTTGTACTGCTCTCACAGg TCAAGGGGTAAACGAAGGAATTGAATGgatggtgaagtgtgtggttcGAAACATTCATCGTCCACCTCGACAAAAAGACATTACATAA